GGGAAACGTGGCGGCCCGCGTTCGCGCGTTGATTCTCTGGGATCAGGCGGCGCGCCTGCACGCCCTCCCTCTCGGAACCGGAAACAAGAGCGAACGCCTGCTCGGCTACTTCACCTGGCACGCGGACGATTCGCCCCCGATCAATCCGCTGGGAGACCTCTTCAAGACCCAGGTCTGGGCATTGGCCCGGCACTTGGGGGTCCCGAAAGAGATCGTCGAAAAGGCGCCCAGCGCAGACCTCGTCCAGGGCGTGGACGACGAACACGAGATCGGCGTGTCGTACGCGGTGGCCGACCGGATCCTCTATTGGATGCTCGAGGGTTATCGGCCGAAGGATCTGGTGCGCGCGGGATTTCCCGCGGACTCCGTAGAAAAGGTGCGGAAGCGGCTGGAAGGCACGCACTGGAAGCGCGAGCTTCCAACCGTGGCCACCCTGTCGGAAAGCGCGATCGGGGAATTTTACCTCCGCCCCGTGGACTACTGAGGATCCCGTCGGATGCTGCTCGTCATAGACAACTACGATTCCTTCACCTTCAATCTCGTCCAATTCCTCGGCGAGCTCGGTGCGGATCCCCACGTCGTACGAAACGACGAGGTGACCGTCGCGGAGCTCCGCGCCATGGGTCCCTCGCGGCTGGTGATCTCCCCCGGGCCCTGCACCCCGGCGGAGGCGGGGGTCAGCGTCGAAGCGGTCCGGGCGCTCGGCCCCGAGATCCCCGTGCTGGGTGTCTGCCTCGGTCACCAGGCGATCGGGGAGGCCTACGGGGGAAGGACGATTCGGGCGAGCCGGGTCATGCATGGGAAAACCACCCGGATCCGGCACACCGGAGAAGGTCTCTTCCGGGGCCTCCCCCAGCCCATGGAGGTCACCCGGTACCACTCTCTCGTGACGGACCCCGGGGTCCTCCCCGCCGAGCTCGAGGCCGTCGCCTGGTCCCCCGTCGAAGAGGCCGACGCCGAGGCCGGTGGCTCCCGGGGAGAGGAGATTCAGGCCGTCCGGCACCGCAGTTTTCCGGTCTGGGGGGTGCAATTTCATCCCGAATCCCTCTTCTCAGAGGGCGGTATGGACCTCCTCCGCAATTTCCTCGAGATCTAGTCGGCCCCCACCGACCCCGACATCGCTGCCAACGGGCCCCGGGTTGCCCCCCTCGGAGCGTTTTTCTATCTTCGATGGCGTGAAACTTGCAATAACTCGCACACGCCCGTCCCCCGCTGACTCGGGAGCGCGACGGTGAACGAGCCCATCCTTGGTGTGATTCCCGCACGCCTGGACTCGAGTCGGCTCCCCCGAAAACCCCTCCATCCCGTCCTCGGCCGTCCACTCCTCGAGTGGGTCTGGCAGCGGGTTCAGCCGATGACGCTGTTCGACCACGTCGTCGTGGCCACGGATTCCGCGGAGGTCGTTGCGCTCTGCGAGTCCATCGGGGCTCCGGTGATCCTTACCGCCGCGGAGCATCCCTCGGGAACCGACCGGGTCGCCGAGGTCGCACGCCGTCCCGAGTTCCGTCATCTTCCGATCGTGGTGAACGTGCAGGGCGACGAACCGCTCGTGCGCGAGAGCCATCTCGTCCGGGCGGTCGAGTTGGTACGCGACCAGGGGTGGGAAGTGGGGACCTGCGCGGCTCCGCTCGTGAACGCCGGGGCGCGCAAGGACCCGTCGGTCGTGAAGGTGGCGCGCGCGACGAATGGGCGGGCTCTCTACTTCTCCCGCGCCGCGATTCCCCACAAGCGGGACGACAAGCCGACCCCGGAGGAGATGGCGGCCGCGCCTTTCCTCCGGCACATCGGTGTGTACGCGTATCGGCGAGATGCGCTGTTGCGGTGGGTGTCGCTTCCCCCCTCGCCGCTGGAGGAGCTCGAGCGGCTGGAACAGTTGAGGGCCTTGGAGGACGGAATGGCGATGGGGGTGGCCGTGGTGGACGAGGCGCGGCCGGGTGTGGATACGGCGGCGGATGTGCTGAAGATGGAAGAGCTTCTTTCTCGAATGGACGAACCTTTGATCGCGGCGAAGGGGACATGACCGGAGAACACCGACCCACGAAATACATCTTCGTCACGGGCGGGGTCGTATCGTCGCTCGGGAAGGGGATTTCATCCGCCGCCCTCGGCCGTCTCCTCAAGGAACGCGGCCTCCGTGTGACGATCCAGAAGTTCGACCCCTATATCAACGTGGATCCAGGGACGATGTCTCCCTTCCAGCACGGGGAAGTCTTCGTCACGGATGACGGCGCCGAGACCGACCTGGACCTCGGCCACTATGAGCGATTCATCGATGAGTCGCTTTCCCAGGCGAATAACATCACGACGGGACGGGTCTACCAGTCCGTCATCGAGAAGGAGCGCCGCGGGGACTACCTCGGCTCGACGGTTCAGGTCATCCCGCACATCACCGACGAGATCAAGGCTCGGGTGAGGAGTCTCTCCCGCGACAACGATGTGGTGATCACGGAGATCGGGGGGACCGTCGGCGACATCGAGAGCCTTCCCTTCCTCGAGGCGATCCGGCAGATCCGGCAGGAAGAGGGCCCGAAAAACGCCATGTTCCTGCACCTCACGCTCGTCCCCTACATCGCGGCGGCGGGGGAGCTCAAGACGAAGCCGACCCAGCACTCGGTCCGCGAGCTCATGCAGATCGGGATCCAGCCGCAGGTCCTCATCTGTCGCTCGGAGCATCCGCTCGACAACGAAATCCGCCGGAAGATCGCCCTCTTCACCAACGTGGAGCCGGAGGGGGTGATCGAGGCCCTCGACGTGGATTCGATTTATCAGGTCCCCCTCGAGTTCCGTCGCCAGGGG
The Gemmatimonadota bacterium DNA segment above includes these coding regions:
- a CDS encoding aminodeoxychorismate/anthranilate synthase component II, yielding MLLVIDNYDSFTFNLVQFLGELGADPHVVRNDEVTVAELRAMGPSRLVISPGPCTPAEAGVSVEAVRALGPEIPVLGVCLGHQAIGEAYGGRTIRASRVMHGKTTRIRHTGEGLFRGLPQPMEVTRYHSLVTDPGVLPAELEAVAWSPVEEADAEAGGSRGEEIQAVRHRSFPVWGVQFHPESLFSEGGMDLLRNFLEI
- the kdsB gene encoding 3-deoxy-manno-octulosonate cytidylyltransferase encodes the protein MNEPILGVIPARLDSSRLPRKPLHPVLGRPLLEWVWQRVQPMTLFDHVVVATDSAEVVALCESIGAPVILTAAEHPSGTDRVAEVARRPEFRHLPIVVNVQGDEPLVRESHLVRAVELVRDQGWEVGTCAAPLVNAGARKDPSVVKVARATNGRALYFSRAAIPHKRDDKPTPEEMAAAPFLRHIGVYAYRRDALLRWVSLPPSPLEELERLEQLRALEDGMAMGVAVVDEARPGVDTAADVLKMEELLSRMDEPLIAAKGT